The Xenopus tropicalis strain Nigerian chromosome 7, UCB_Xtro_10.0, whole genome shotgun sequence genome includes a region encoding these proteins:
- the dpcd gene encoding protein DPCD: MALPSWLESLKAAQKTCILQDGRRKVHYLFSDGKEMAEEYDAKSHELLVRKWRQKSALGAYGQWQIEVGDPPLPVAGTIQSDFLKESSSNPTFTRKDTKSSFQWRIRNLPYAKEVYSVTVDKKDRCCIIRTTNKKYYKKFSIPDLDRCQLDLNENALSFAHANNTLIVTYQKPKEILSLEEELQRELKSLKTTNEGDVECKTQ, translated from the exons ATGGCGCTTCCAAGCTGGCTGGAGAGTCTGAAGGCTGCGCAGAAAACGTGCATTTTACAGGATG GAAGAAGAAAAGTTCATTATTTGTTTTCTGATGGCAAAGAAATGGCAGAGGAGTATGATGCAAAGTCCCACGAACTACTGG TTAGGAAATGGAGACAGAAGTCTGCCTTGGGAGCATATGGTCAGTGGCAGATTGAGGTCGGTGATCCACCACTGCCAGTTGCTGGAACTATTCAGTCTGATTTTCTAAAGGAGAGCAGCTCAAAT CCCACTTTCACAAGGAAAGACACAAAGAGCAGCTTCCAATGGAGAATCCGTAACCTGCCCTATGCAAAAGAAGTGTATAGTGTTACTGTGGATAAAAAGGACCGCTGCTGTATTATACGGACTACAAACAAAAA GTACTATAAAAAGTTTTCAATTCCTGACCTGGACAGATGCCAGCTTGACCTGAATGAAAATGCCCTAAGTTTTGCCCATGCAAATAACACATTAATTGTAACA TATCAGAAGCCCAAGGAAATCTTGTCTCTAGAAGAAGAGCTACAAAGAGAACTGAAATCTCTGAAGACAACTAATGAAGGGGATGTAGAGTGTAAAACTCAGTGA
- the poll gene encoding DNA polymerase lambda gives MEPRGIVKAFPKVKRLRENATLEEDGKKIKTDPDIHGIFFEGVHAHILQAGIGLARSEIFQKQIIQNGGQVASQFSSEVTHIIVDEKMDCDRAFRVLKLEKISHHVQLVKSAWLSLCIKEKQMVNTAGYRIFIPDRYLDLKDQAEKEQSCETKRNDRKQHDELPHAPDKLNQAGNPQTQHVSDLPLLNYSNTSKTQNSDDDVSDTEDTGVTQGDLDALISGQRPDPTTVKSHRVPNTVTGKWVCAHSSESKKTNYNQFITDKLEVLAKAYSVQGDRWRSLGYSKAINALKSYHKPVTSCEEAASIPGIGKKMAEKIEEILDSGHLRKLDHISDSVAVLEIFSNIWGAGVKTAQSWYQQGFRTLDDIRTKGNLTTQQAIGLKHYDDFLDRMPRDEAGKIEQTVREAAHAVNPELICVACGSFRRGKATCGDVDVLVTHPDGKSHRGVFSKLIDGLKAQGFLTDDLVNQEVNGNQKKYLGVCSLPGEGQRHRRLDIIVVPYGEFACAIMYFTGSAHFNRSMRALAKTKGMSLSEHSLNKNVVRNRSVKVSAGCPLPTPTEKEIFEILGLPFREPHERDW, from the exons ATGGAACCCAGAGGCATTGTTAAAGCATTCCCTAAAGTAAAGAGACTGAGAGAAAATGCTACCTTAGAAGAGGATGGGAAGAAAATTAAAACTGACCCAGACATTCATG gtatATTCTTTGAAGGAGTCCATGCGCATATTCTTCAGGCTGGAATAGGCCTGGCCCGATCTGAAATATTTCAAAAGCAGATTATACAAAATGGAGGTCAGGTTGCTTCCCAGTTTTCCTCAGAGGTGACGCACATCATAGTAGATGAGAAAATGGACTGTGATCGTGCTTTCCGGGTactaaaactggaaaaaatttCTCACCACGTTCAACTTGTAAAGTCAGCCTGGCTAAGTCtttgtattaaagaaaaacaaatggtTAACACTGCTGGCTACAGAATCTTTATTCCAGACAG GTACCTGGATTTGAAGGACCAGGCAGAAAAAGAACAAAGCTGTGAGACTAAGCGGAATGACAGGAAACAGCATGATGAACTACCCCATGCCCCGGATAAACTGAATCAAGCCGGCAACCCTCAAACGCAACATGTGTCTGATTTGCCACTACTGAATTATAGCAACACATCAAAAACACAG AATTCAGATGATGATGTTAGCGACACAGAAGATACCGGTGTTACACAAGGAGACCTGGATGCTTTGATATCTGGCCAGCGTCCTGACCCAACAACTGTAAAAAGCCACAGAGTCCCAAATACTGTCACTGGAAAGTGGGTCTGTGCTCACTCATCTGAAAGCAAGAAGACGAATTACAACCAGTTCATCACAGACAAGCTGGAGGTTCTTGCCAAGGCATATTCTGTTCAAGGAGACCGCTGGAGATCTCTGGGATACTCAAAAGCCATAAATGCTCTCAAAAGCTACCACAAGCCTGTCACCTCCTGTGAG GAAGCAGCTAGCATCCCAGGCATTGGAAAGAAAATGGCTGAAAAAATTGAAGAAATTCTTGATAGTGGACATTTGCGCAAACTAGATCATATCAGTGACAGTGTGGCTGTGCTGGAGATCTTTTCCAATATATGGGGAGCTGGAGTGAAAACGGCACAAAGCTGGTATCAACAG ggCTTTCGGACTTTGGATGACATCCGCACGAAAGGGAATCTGACCACGCAACAAGCTATTGGTCTAAAACATTATGATGATTTCTTGGATCGCATGCCCAGGGACGAGGCTGGGAAGATTGAACAAACT GTAAGAGAGGCGGCCCATGCTGTTAACCCTGAGCTGATTTGTGTAGCGTGTGGCTCGTTCCGCCGTGGCAAAGCAACTTGTGGTGATGTCGATGTGCTAGTAACCCACCCCGATGGAAAGTCGCACAGAGGAGTTTTTAGCAAACTTATCGATGGGCTGAAGGCGCAAG GGTTTCTGACTGATGATTTGGTGAATCAAGAAGTGAACGGGAATCAGAAGAAATATTTGGGGGTTTGTAGTCTCCCGGGAGAAGGTCAAAGGCACCGGAGGCTGGATATTATAGTCGTGCCTTATGGCGAGTTTGCCTGTGCGATTATGTACTTCACTGGTTCGGCGCATTTTAACCGCTCCATGCGTGCACTGGCCAAAACCAAGGGCATGAGCCTATCAGAACACTCTCTTAACAAGAATGTTGTGCGCAATAGGAGCGTAAAGGTCAGCGCAGGTTGCCCGCTCCCTACACCAACTGAGAAGGAGATTTTTGAGATACTTGGGCTTCCATTTAGAGAACCGCATGAGAGAGACTGGTGA